A genomic region of SAR202 cluster bacterium contains the following coding sequences:
- a CDS encoding PHP domain-containing protein yields the protein MATVIDLHVHTTKGSSDSSLTPEEMVLEAKRLGLPGICITEHNAPWDRHQFADFASKHDLLLIRGVEVDTDMGHVLVFGLDSYVSGISEIGELRRVVKECGGAMVTAHPFRGIHDPRPNSRPYLYRDGRPFPTNVEEGTEHPVFQMVDAVEAANGSTIDSENLFAWEVAKRLKLNTTGGSDAHSVHGLGRCTTMFLDDIRSEAEFIEALRNGRYYAGYGLRVGLVQPFKG from the coding sequence ATGGCTACCGTTATCGATCTTCACGTGCACACTACCAAAGGCAGCAGCGACAGCAGTCTTACGCCGGAGGAGATGGTTCTAGAAGCAAAGCGCTTAGGACTGCCGGGTATTTGTATAACTGAGCATAACGCGCCATGGGATAGACATCAGTTCGCCGATTTCGCCAGCAAGCATGACCTATTGCTTATCAGAGGTGTGGAAGTGGATACCGATATGGGACACGTGCTGGTCTTCGGCCTGGACAGCTACGTGTCGGGGATTTCAGAGATTGGCGAACTAAGGCGGGTAGTGAAGGAGTGCGGCGGGGCCATGGTAACGGCCCACCCTTTTCGCGGCATACACGACCCGCGTCCCAACTCGCGGCCGTACCTCTACCGCGACGGCCGGCCATTTCCTACCAATGTGGAGGAGGGGACGGAGCATCCTGTGTTCCAGATGGTGGACGCCGTGGAGGCGGCCAACGGCAGCACCATAGACAGCGAGAACCTTTTTGCCTGGGAAGTGGCCAAACGGCTGAAATTGAACACTACGGGCGGCAGCGACGCCCACTCTGTTCACGGGCTGGGACGCTGCACCACCATGTTCCTAGACGATATCCGCTCAGAGGCGGAGTTCATCGAAGCGCTGAGGAACGGGCGATATTACGCCGGTTATGGCCTGCGGGTCGGCCTGGTCCAACCCTTCAAGGGCTAG
- the xerD gene encoding site-specific tyrosine recombinase XerD: MQETVNSFLHHLVVEKGFSPNTLEAYRNDLNQFMEYVRGKVPSPNGAGTWSQVDMKLLTEYVVDLRGKKRYRDSTAARKVAAIKSFFGFLLQEGLLDKDPSESLTGPRPGRTLPKYLTEDEVNRLLEETKKESSPEGQRDYAILEMLYATGLRVSELVSLNQDDLNLREGYVRCIGKGAKERLAHIHPQAATALESYIKTARHKLLGDSKDKALFLNRRGERLTRQWIWAILKASARKANIKKPLTPHVLRHSFATHMLRGGAPLRHVQEMLGHSSITTTQIYTHLTDEHLRKEYDRSHPRA; the protein is encoded by the coding sequence ATGCAAGAGACCGTTAATTCGTTCCTCCATCACCTGGTAGTAGAAAAGGGCTTCTCTCCCAACACCCTTGAGGCCTACAGGAACGACCTGAACCAGTTCATGGAGTACGTCCGAGGCAAAGTCCCTTCCCCTAATGGCGCAGGCACCTGGTCCCAGGTCGACATGAAGCTCCTGACGGAATACGTCGTCGACCTGCGTGGAAAGAAGCGCTATCGAGACAGCACCGCGGCCCGAAAAGTGGCCGCAATCAAGTCCTTCTTTGGCTTTTTGCTGCAAGAAGGGCTGCTGGATAAAGACCCCAGCGAGAGCCTGACCGGCCCCAGGCCAGGCCGTACCTTGCCCAAGTATCTAACCGAGGATGAGGTAAATCGCCTCCTGGAAGAGACTAAAAAGGAGTCCAGCCCGGAAGGACAGCGCGACTACGCTATCCTCGAAATGTTATACGCCACCGGCCTTCGGGTGTCGGAGCTGGTGTCCCTAAATCAGGACGACCTGAACCTCCGAGAGGGTTACGTGCGTTGCATTGGCAAAGGCGCCAAAGAGCGTCTCGCCCATATTCATCCCCAGGCCGCCACAGCCCTGGAGAGCTACATCAAGACGGCCCGCCATAAGCTGCTGGGGGATTCTAAAGACAAGGCCCTTTTCCTGAACCGTCGCGGAGAGCGTCTGACGCGTCAGTGGATTTGGGCAATCTTGAAAGCGTCGGCCAGGAAAGCTAATATAAAGAAGCCCCTGACTCCACATGTTCTGCGTCATAGTTTCGCAACCCACATGCTCAGAGGAGGGGCCCCTCTAAGGCACGTTCAAGAAATGCTAGGCCATTCCAGCATTACCACCACACAGATATACACGCATTTAACAGATGAACATCTGCGCAAGGAGTACGACAGGAGTCACCCAAGGGCCTAA
- a CDS encoding RpiB/LacA/LacB family sugar-phosphate isomerase → MRIAMGSDDRSLLTQSVLEDLQRRGFEVETYRALREGCDPNWPDVAFSVSRVVASGRCQQGILFCYTGTGVSIAANKVPGVRAALCSDAETARGARLWNDANVLCLSLRLTSPQVAREILDAWFSTEGIDPTEKPNIDKIKKADALHAGTALAGSAPHPSQEY, encoded by the coding sequence ATGCGAATAGCTATGGGCAGTGACGACCGTAGCCTCCTTACCCAGAGCGTACTCGAGGATCTCCAACGACGCGGTTTCGAGGTCGAAACGTACCGAGCGTTGCGAGAGGGTTGCGATCCTAACTGGCCGGACGTCGCCTTCAGCGTCTCACGGGTGGTGGCCAGCGGCAGATGCCAGCAGGGTATCCTCTTCTGTTACACCGGCACCGGCGTTAGCATTGCCGCCAACAAGGTGCCCGGCGTCAGGGCCGCCCTCTGCTCCGACGCTGAAACCGCCAGAGGCGCCCGCCTCTGGAACGACGCCAACGTTCTGTGCCTAAGCCTGAGGCTAACCTCTCCCCAGGTAGCCAGGGAAATCTTGGACGCCTGGTTCTCTACGGAAGGTATTGACCCAACTGAAAAACCCAATATAGACAAAATCAAAAAGGCGGACGCCCTCCATGCCGGGACCGCACTGGCTGGAAGCGCCCCTCACCCATCCCAAGAGTATTAA